One window of Methanothermobacter thermautotrophicus genomic DNA carries:
- a CDS encoding protein-L-isoaspartate O-methyltransferase encodes MMDERRRMVQDLMERGYIKSEAVRRAMERVPREEFVPEGERHRAYMDMPLPIGEGQTISAPHMVAMIAELLDLEPGMKVLEIGTGCGYNAAVIAEIIGPEGHLYTVERIEILYERASRKLRSLGYDNVTVIHGDGSQGFPDEAPYSRIYVTAAAPYIPDPIMKQLEIGGKLLIPVGSDKFYQELVLVERTSADDYRSRNLGGVAFVPLIGKHGWKFH; translated from the coding sequence ATGATGGATGAGAGGAGGAGAATGGTTCAGGACCTCATGGAGAGGGGATACATAAAATCTGAGGCCGTCAGGAGGGCCATGGAGAGGGTGCCAAGGGAGGAGTTCGTCCCTGAGGGGGAGAGGCACAGGGCCTACATGGACATGCCACTCCCAATTGGTGAGGGCCAGACCATATCAGCACCCCACATGGTTGCCATGATAGCGGAGCTCCTTGACCTTGAACCAGGCATGAAGGTCCTTGAGATAGGCACCGGCTGCGGCTACAATGCAGCTGTTATAGCTGAAATCATAGGACCAGAGGGACACCTCTACACTGTTGAAAGGATAGAGATCCTCTATGAGAGGGCCAGCAGAAAACTCAGGAGCCTCGGATATGATAACGTCACGGTCATACACGGTGATGGCAGCCAGGGATTCCCTGATGAGGCACCCTACAGCAGGATATATGTGACTGCGGCTGCACCATACATACCTGACCCCATCATGAAGCAGCTGGAGATAGGGGGAAAACTTTTAATACCCGTGGGTTCTGATAAATTCTATCAGGAACTTGTTCTGGTTGAGCGGACCTCCGCCGATGACTACAGGTCCAGGAATCTCGGTGGTGTCGCCTTCGTCCCACTGATAGGGAAACATGGATGGAAATTTCATTGA
- a CDS encoding tRNA (N(6)-L-threonylcarbamoyladenosine(37)-C(2))-methylthiotransferase, translating to MDGIRVYIETFGCTFNQADSEIMAGVLREEGAVLTGIDDADVIIINTCYVKHPTEHKVINRIKKIQEAYPEKGLVVAGCMVEIDPRKLEAISGDASWLGPHQLRRAPEAVRAASTGSVERITGFTTDLKVNVPRVRSNPLIHIIQICEGCNGSCSYCCTRFARGRIQSYPADLIIREAEDAVASGCREIQLTAQDTAAYGVDTGEKLSDIIRGISGIPGKFRVRVGMMHPASVLRDLYGLVEAFKSEKVYSFLHLPVQSGSERVLRDMERGHTVDEFRMIVERFRSEIPDISIATDIIVGYPTEEWEDFMETCRLLEEVKPSFIHLSKYRHRPRARSSSLDEIDFRELRRRSRALEELKMRITEEKNRRLVGSVQEVLVVERGRKGGFIGRTGSYIPVVTGSGEPGSFRRVRIRDATGTYLLAD from the coding sequence ATGGATGGTATCAGGGTTTATATAGAGACATTTGGATGCACATTTAACCAGGCAGACTCTGAAATCATGGCAGGCGTCCTCAGGGAGGAGGGCGCTGTCCTCACAGGAATAGATGATGCTGACGTCATAATCATCAACACATGCTATGTCAAGCATCCCACAGAACACAAGGTTATAAACAGGATAAAGAAGATCCAGGAGGCCTACCCAGAGAAGGGCCTCGTTGTGGCTGGCTGCATGGTTGAGATAGACCCCCGTAAACTTGAGGCCATCTCAGGGGACGCGTCATGGCTCGGACCACACCAGCTCAGGAGGGCCCCGGAGGCTGTAAGGGCCGCTAGCACGGGTTCTGTTGAGCGAATAACAGGATTCACCACGGATTTGAAGGTGAATGTCCCCAGGGTCAGATCTAATCCACTCATACACATCATACAGATATGTGAGGGGTGCAATGGTAGCTGCAGTTACTGCTGCACAAGATTTGCCAGGGGAAGGATCCAGAGTTATCCTGCTGACCTCATCATCAGGGAGGCAGAGGATGCAGTGGCCAGCGGCTGCAGGGAGATACAGCTCACAGCACAGGACACAGCCGCCTATGGGGTAGATACGGGTGAAAAGCTATCAGACATCATCAGGGGGATATCAGGGATCCCAGGGAAGTTCAGGGTACGTGTGGGCATGATGCACCCTGCAAGCGTCCTCAGGGATCTTTACGGCCTTGTTGAGGCCTTCAAATCAGAGAAGGTCTACAGCTTCCTTCATCTTCCGGTGCAGAGCGGCAGTGAACGCGTACTCAGAGATATGGAGCGGGGCCACACAGTGGATGAGTTCAGGATGATCGTTGAGAGGTTCAGGTCAGAGATACCCGACATATCCATTGCAACAGACATAATCGTTGGCTACCCCACCGAGGAGTGGGAGGACTTCATGGAGACCTGCAGGCTTCTGGAGGAGGTTAAACCCAGCTTCATACACCTCTCGAAGTACCGTCACCGTCCACGTGCCAGGTCATCTTCACTTGATGAGATCGACTTCAGGGAACTCAGGAGGCGTTCCAGGGCCCTCGAAGAACTCAAGATGAGGATAACTGAGGAGAAAAACAGGAGGCTGGTGGGCTCGGTCCAGGAGGTACTTGTGGTTGAGAGGGGGAGGAAGGGTGGATTCATCGGAAGGACAGGTTCATACATCCCCGTTGTTACGGGAAGCGGTGAGCCGGGTTCCTTCAGGAGGGTCAGGATAAGGGATGCCACGGGCACGTACCTCCTTGCTGATTAG